Within Psychrobacter sp. AH5, the genomic segment TGGTCGCAGATTCAAGAGGTGTTTATCTTTGCTTTTATCTATGAGGGCGTACCTAATTGGGCGCAGACCGATGGCGTGGTCACTATCCATGTACCCGGGCAGCCGCCGATCGAGACTCGGCTTACCGAAGGCGCAGGTAACGCGCCTATGTGCGCTATTGCGCGGCTGGTCAATCAGCAAGGTAGTATTAATGTTGAGCGTATTAACCAGTATTTTAATGGTCACAAAGAGATGGATAACGCCTTTAATTGGGGCTTTAGTTGGAAGCGGGGTAGCAAATAGACGCTTTGTCGAATGCTACAATGCAAACAGCCTAGCTATCATAGCTAGGCTGTTTTTAAGGGTTTAATACTAAATTTTACGCATGCGGAGCGATAGCGGGCATCAAGTCATGGAAAGTTCGACCAGAGGCGGTTTCACCAATAGCATGCATCTTCCATTCATCGTTATGACGATAGACTTTTGCCATCACCATAGCGGTATGACCCCCTTGCGCCGATAAGTTATAACGTGCCACCTCTGAGTTGTTTTGTGCATTAACGATACGGCAAAAAGCATTCTCTACTGTCTCAAAAGTCTGACCGGTAAAGCTGTTTACGGTAAATACTAAAGAGGTCACATTAGCTGGAATTTTTGATAGATCGACATTGATCACTTCATCATCGCCATCTCCAGCGCCCGTACGATTATCACCGGTATGCAAAATGCTGCCGTCTTTTGATTGCAATTGACCAAACCAAATAGCATCGACCGCTTGCTTATTACTATCGAACATAATGCATGAGGCATCTAGATCAATAGTGTCGCCACCGCTACCACCGCCAAATAATTTACCCAAAAATCCGCCTTTTTGTGCTTGCGGGCTTTGGGCGACATCCCAACCTAGGCCAAGTTTAACCTGAGTCAGAGTGCCGCCTGCTTCTTTGCTTAAGGATATTTTCTGTCCCTTTTGTAGACTAACTGCCATAATATAATCCTTATCGTAGTTGAGAGTGTAATAGTTATAAATAATCTAAAAGTTTAATTTTTATATTAAAATATGACTAATAATTTAGGTTTACTGTTTTTCGACTATAAAATATTTTTTATAAAGAGTCTTTTATAAAATATTATCCAAAAAACCACCACTTCCGCCGCGGCCACCTGAATTACTGCCTAATATACTTTGCAGCCAGCCTTGATAGCTATCCCGGTTACGCGAACAAATAATCACTTTACCGCTGCCTGAGAAGTTAAGCACCATACCTTCGCCGCTAGTCACTGAGT encodes:
- a CDS encoding TerD family protein; the protein is MAVSLQKGQKISLSKEAGGTLTQVKLGLGWDVAQSPQAQKGGFLGKLFGGGSGGDTIDLDASCIMFDSNKQAVDAIWFGQLQSKDGSILHTGDNRTGAGDGDDEVINVDLSKIPANVTSLVFTVNSFTGQTFETVENAFCRIVNAQNNSEVARYNLSAQGGHTAMVMAKVYRHNDEWKMHAIGETASGRTFHDLMPAIAPHA